The stretch of DNA AAGGCGATTTCGTCTACCTGCCGAACACGGGTGCCTACACCTGCGCGCGGGCCTCCACCTTCAACGGATTTCCGCTGCCGGAAGTGCGCATCCTCGGCGCCCGCGACTGACTCGTCTACTCGGTAGCGACGTGCTTGCGCTCGTAGCGCGTGAAGCGGAACGGATAGGGATTGCGGCCGTCGGCGGCAACCTGCTCGGTGTCCGTGACCTGCCACTGCCCGAAGTCGATCGCCGGCATCCGGGTATCGCCCGGCACGTCGACGTCGACCACCGTCAGGTACAGGCGGTCGGCGAGCGGCAGCGCTTCGCGGAAGATCTCGGCGCCGCCGATCACGAACACCTCCTCGTCGTACAGGCAGATGGCGAGCGCTGCGCGCAGCGAGTCCGTGACGATCGCACCGGGCACCGCAAAGTCCGGGTTGCGGCTCACGACGACGCTGCGGCGGCCGGGCAACAGGCGCCCGATCGACTCCCACGTCCTGCGTCCCATGACGATGTGGTGGCCCATCGTCACCCGCTTGAAGCGCGCGAGTTCTGCCGGCAGATGCCACGGGATGCGGCCCCGGTCGCCGATCACGCCGGACTGCGACATGGCGACGATGAGCGACACGCAGCGCGTCATACGGCGACCGCT from Betaproteobacteria bacterium encodes:
- a CDS encoding dihydrofolate reductase, which translates into the protein MTRCVSLIVAMSQSGVIGDRGRIPWHLPAELARFKRVTMGHHIVMGRRTWESIGRLLPGRRSVVVSRNPDFAVPGAIVTDSLRAALAICLYDEEVFVIGGAEIFREALPLADRLYLTVVDVDVPGDTRMPAIDFGQWQVTDTEQVAADGRNPYPFRFTRYERKHVATE